From Penicillium digitatum chromosome 5, complete sequence, one genomic window encodes:
- a CDS encoding abhydrolase domain-containing protein, whose product MLKESSRTTDGQISSKINVVLAHSDLTLTPDLASDHLPIFPHLAALFPLRLLKMTLQIYQQPALEQTGTDYSKDILDPVARRRLQNRLNQRASRKRKALEGKKQQNVPDRKWVVYINDSHIPKKNAFTGAVSPQVTQLSSPPRQSEHPLGCFDPSQRNEFTNQPHATALHMIENPILSPNPTFCAAQYNLLRAILINADLLGLTLDLLNEDLASQFNLSGPLMSAVHLPASLFPSQKQITIIHHPWIDLLPILSLREAVLARTGLIDEDELCADFHGANASSQEVALCVWGEAWDPSAYEFSEAILRKWSWIATECPDIIKASNHWRKLRGEKPIVLKKIK is encoded by the exons ATGTTAAAGGAATCTTCAAGAACGACAGATGGACAGATCAGCTCGAAAATCAATGTTGTGCTTGCTCATTCGGACCTAACGCTAACTCCGGACTTGGCATCGGACCACCTCCCTATCTTCCCGCATCTTGCCGCTTTGTTCCCCTTACGGCTATTGAAGATGACTCTCCAAATTTATCAACAGCCAGCTCTCGAGCAAACTGGTACAGATTACTCGAAAGACATCTTGGACCCCGTGGCCCGGAGACGACTCCAAAATCGCCTCAATCAACGTGCGAGCA GGAAAAGGAAGGCACTAGAGGGTAAAAAGCAACAAAATGTGCCAGACAGAAAATGGGTTGTCTATATCAACGATTCACACATCCCGAAAAAGAATGCTTTCACAGGGGCAGTAAGCCCTCAAGTTACTCAATTATCGTCGCCTCCCCGCCAAAGCGAACATCCCTTGGGTTGCTTCGATCCTTCGCAACGCAATGAATTTACGAACCAGCCCCATGCAACAGCTTTGCATATGATTGAGAACCCCATTCTCTCACCCAACCCCACCTTTTGTGCCGCCCAGTACAATCTACTTCGCGCTATATTAATCAACGCCGATCTGCTGGGCCTCACATTGGACCTTCTCAATGAAGACCTCGCATCCCAGTTCAACCTTTCTGGACCATTGATGTCGGCAGTCCATCTCCCAGCAAGCCTGTTTCCATCCCAGAAACAAATAACAATAATCCATCACCCCTGGATTGATTTGCTTCCAATTTTGTCTCTGCGGGAGGCGGTCTTGGCCAGGACAGGTTTGATTGACGAAGATGAACTGTGTGCTGACTTCCATGGGGCTAATGCGTCCTCGCAAGAAGTCGCGCTTTGCGTTTGGGGCGAAGCCTGGGACCCATCTGCCTACGAGTTCTCGGAGGCGATTTTAAGGAAGTGGAGTTGGATTGCAACAGAATGTCCTGACATAATCAAAGCATCAAATCACTGGAGGAAATTGCGAGGGGAGAAGCCTATCGTGCTCAAAAAGATCAAGTGA
- a CDS encoding 14-3-3 protein yields the protein MADPICPDSPIPGSWDLWMASSEVDQKALGNFAAVMGLENPLLSTMLYKVLGVSVMLSKRLLRARKLRRLDTTRETRSLQLYHHIIWLSREGLLLLEGYILPKVDRFVELKVLAYKLRASFYHIFVLFHNRPIFIPETDVPTRLKHDSIYDADALAALGISDTYKSKMNMASPPLSRPPGLPVMQPVQLPQLPQPIPSFLLPPLDYTATATACFNHAASLSDKLLPGSHPLRLSVKLEYAAYLYDCLQDPIACFHLAKQTIADVYNSQEGMDDESFKDAAEIVSVLGKMVRRGGKSISGTGTPGSTISHGGVSRSRSSRSARHLGISVPATESTPGDGARLGVTQPVVPNAPMLNRM from the coding sequence ATGGCTGACCCTATCTGCCCAGATTCCCCAATTCCTGGGTCGTGGGATTTATGGATGGCCTCCTCCGAAGTGGACCAGAAAGCCCTGGGCAATTTCGCGGCCGTCATGGGTCTCGAAAACCCCCTGCTCTCGACGATGCTCTACAAAGTTCTTGGCGTCTCTGTCATGCTGTCAAAAAGGCTTCTTAGAGCCCGCAAACTGCGGCGCCTCGACACAACCCGTGAAACAAGATCTCTCCAACTGTACCATCACATCATCTGGCTCTCTCGCGAAGGCCTATTACTACTGGAGGGCTACATCCTTCCAAAGGTAGACAGGTTTGTGGAGCTAAAAGTCCTAGCCTACAAACTTCGCGCTTCCTTTTACCACATCTTCGTCCTATTCCACAATCGCCCAATCTTCATCCCCGAAACTGATGTACCAACCCGCCTCAAACATGACTCTATATACGACGCCGACGCCCTAGCCGCTCTTGGTATCTCAGACACTTACAAGTCCAAGATGAATATGGCATCCCCGCCACTATCCCGACCCCCAGGCCTACCAGTCATGCAGCCAGTGCAGCTGCCGCAGCTACCGCAGCCCATCCCTTCCTTCCTCCTCCCTCCATTAGATTATACAGCCACAGCAACGGCGTGCTTCAACCACGCAGCAAGCCTCTCCGACAAACTCTTACCAGGCTCACACCCTCTCCGCCTTTCCGTAAAGCTCGAATACGCAGCTTATCTATACGACTGCCTTCAAGACCCCATCGCCTGTTTTCATCTCGCAAAACAGACCATCGCAGACGTCTACAACTCCCAAGAAGGCATGGACGACGAGAGCTTCAAAGACGCCGCAGAGATTGTCAGCGTGCTGGGCAAGATGGTTAGACGCGGTGGGAAATCGATTTCCGGTACTGGCACTCCAGGGAGCACTATCTCCCACGGGGGTGTCTCACGCAGTCGTAGTAGTCGCTCGGCTCGCCATCTGGGTATCAGTGTGCCGGCTACTGAATCTACGCCTGGAGATGGAGCTCGTTTGGGAGTGACCCAGCCCGTTGTTCCTAATGCTCCCATGTTAAATCGGATGTGA
- a CDS encoding Endopolyphosphatase yields the protein MQSIVLLLGLFADAISASSLGQQPLGHTSSTELPGQLAEGLRKPVRGRFLHITDFHPDRLYKPGTSIDRSCHRGNGPAGYFGAEGTDCDAPLALVNETFRWIEENLKDEIDFVIWTGDSVRHDNDEKLPRTADEIMELNAFLSQKWISIFGEEEDREASNTVPKMLIPVIPTFGNNDIMPHNIFTEGPNKWTKRFAEIWNQFIPEDQRHTFVEGGWFTTEVVPGRLAVISLNTMYFFDSNSAVDGCNAKSEPGYEHMEWLRVQLKILRSRNMKAILMGHVPPARSSEKKNWDETCWQKYTLWMHQYRDIVVGSFYGHMNIDHFMLQDSNKVNIDSKVDRMVSTSSKTNYLQSLRNQWSSLPSPPSGIFEELDSTLNSGDFSGVELAKNYKRGKKKDKKKQKFLDKIGGPWAERYSVSLVAPSLVPNFFPSLRVIDYNVTGLDGVTYDVDFLTYEVDDTKSGVENAAIDTLESGDDSLMSPETQTKKKKGKDKKKTPKFKAPEPPSSTAPPGPAYSNQPFTLLGYTQYYSNLTKLHENIAAGERGDDPRIDYEVEYTTNDDVYQMKDLTVRSFFQLAARIGDEGVDDKHLDDISSQDVDAAARRKKPVNNVWRTFLRRAFVGFPVDDLNE from the exons ATGCAGTCAATCGTCTTGCTGCTGGGCCTCTTTGCCGACGCCATCTCCGCCAGTTCCTTGGGGCAACAGCCGTTGGGCCACACCAGTTCAACAGAGCTGCCTGGGCAGCTGGCGGAGGGTTTGCGCAAACCTGTACGCGGACGATTCCTGCATATAACTG ATTTTCATCCCGACCGCCTCTACAAGCCCGGAACCTCGATCGATCGCTCGTGCCACCGTGGGAACGGCCCCGCAGGGTATTTTGGAGCTGAGGGCACAGACTGCGATGCACCCCTTGCCCTTGTGAACGAGACCTTTCGCTGGATTGAAGAAAATTTGAAGGATGAGATTGATTTTGTGATTTGGACCGGTGATTCTGTCCGACACGACAATGACGAAAAGCTCCCTCGCACGGCAGATGAGATTATGGAGTTGAATGCGTTCCTATCTCAAAAATGGATTAGCATTTTtggcgaggaggaagatcGTGAGGCCTCGAATACCGTGCCCAAGATGTTGATCCCTGTGATCCCGACATTCGGTAACAACGATATCATGCCCCACAACATCTTCACGGAGGGACCGAACAAGTGGACGAAGCGCTTTGCGGAGATCTGGAACCAGTTCATTCCAGAAGATCAGCGTCATACCTTCGTTGAGGGCGGTTGGTTCACCACGGAGGTGGTTCCCGGTCGGCTAGCGGTCATCAGCCTAAACACCATGTACTTCTTCGATTCCAATAGCGCGGTGGATGGATGCAACGCCAAGTCGGAACCTGGATACGAGCACATGGAGTGGCTGCGGGTGCAGTTGAAAATTCTGCGCAGTCGCAACATGAAAGCTATTCTCATGGGTCATGTGCCCCCGGCCCGATCAAGTGAGAAAAAGAACTGGGATGAGACCTGTTGGCAAAAATATACGCTTTGGATGCACCAGTACCGTGACATCGTTGTCGGCAGCTTTTACGGTCATATGAACATTGACCACTTCATGCTCCAGGATAGCAACAAGGTCAACATTGATTCAAAGGTTGATAGGATGGTGTCAACCAGCTCAAAAACCAATTACCTCCAGTCGCTCCGAAACCAATGGTCCTCATTGCCATCTCCTCCGTCCGGCATTTTTGAGGAGCTTGACTCCACGTTGAACTCAGGAGACTTCTCGGGAGTTGAGCTGGCGAAGAATTACaagaggggaaaaaagaaggacaagaagaagcagaaatTCTTGGACAAGATTGGAGGCCCCTGGGCAGAACGATACAGCGTATCGTTAGTTGCTCCCAGTTTGGTCCCCAACTTTTTCCCCAGCCTACGCGTGATCGACTACAATGTCACGGGATTGGACGGTGTCACGTATGATGTGGATTTCCTCACATACGAAGTTGACGACACAAAATCCGGAGTCGAGAATGCCGCGATTGATACGCTGGAATCCGGCGACGATTCTCTGATGTCCCCTGAGACTCAaacgaagaaaaagaaaggcaaggacaagaagaagacacCCAAGTTCAAAGCCCCCGAGCCCCCCTCGTCAACCGCTCCTCCTGGCCCTGCATATTCGAATCAGCCCTTCACATTGCTTGGCTACACTCAATACTACTCCAATCTAACTAAACTTCATGAAAATATCGCGGCAGGTGAACGAGGCGATGATCCTCGTATCGACTACGAGGTCGAGTACACCACAAATGATGACGTGTATCAAATGAAAGACCTCACAGTACGCAGCTTCTTCCAACTTGCAGCCAGAATTGGCGATGAAGGAGTCGACGACAAGCACCTTGATGACATCAGTAGTCAAGATGTTGATGCCGCTGCTAGGAGAAAGAAGCCAGTGAACAACGTTTGGCGGACTTTTTTGAGGCGCGCATTTGTGGGATTCCCAGTTGATGACCTAAACGAATAG
- a CDS encoding MFS lactose permease, putative produces MISDNKKAVEELYGITSSVEDRSRVVSGYGETINHHGAKTKEVQNADLFAAIEETKIKRWSKESLHLYFCIFIAFCCACANGYDGSLMGSILAMDHYQNVFKTGMDGSKVSVVTSLYTVGSIVCTPVSAIISDRLGRRKCMFIGGWVIIIGSVIITSAMTLAQFVVGRFVLGLGIQIMVVSAPAYAVEIAPPHWRGRAVGFYNCGWFGGSIPAAAITYGTNFIDNNYQWRIPFICQCLACVMVILSVWFIPESPRWLIANGRNEEAEAFLVKYHGNGDPNARLVRLEIEEMKEGIRIDGIDKRWWDYRPFIMTKSGRWRFAQVIMISVFGQWSGNGLGYFNATIFKAIGYEASSTQLLLNLVNSIVSAVGALTAVYFTDRMRRRPVLIFGTLACAIALGINAGLLQEVANTGVIGKNKGKAALAFYYLFNVVFSFTYTPLQGVIPAEALETTTRAKGLALSGFMVSSISFVSQFATPIGIHNISTNYFWIFVGWDVVESVFWYFFCVESQGRTLEQLEWVYQQPNPVKASLNVDKIVVQDDGTVTEKIEADA; encoded by the exons ATGATTTCTGACAACAAAAAGGCAGTGGAGGAGTTGTACGGTATCACATCCTCTGTTGAGGACCGTTCTCGAGTTGTCAGCGGGTATGGTGAGACTATCAATCATCACGGGGCAAAAACCAAGGAGGTCCAAAAT GCCGATCTTTTCGCTGCGATTGAGGAGACCAAGATCAAACGATGGAGCAAGGAGTCCCTGCACTTGTACT TCTGTATTTTTATCGCATTCTGCTGTGCCTGTGCCAACGGTTATGACG GTTCTCTGATGGGATCGATTCTGGCGATGGACCATTATCAAAATGTCTTCAAGACCGGAATGGATGGCTCCAAGGTCTCCGTTGTTACTTCGCTCTATACAGT TGGCTCCATTGTCTGTACTCCTGTCAGCGCTATCATTTCCGACAGGCTTGGTCGTCGCAAGTGCATGTTTATTGGCGGATGGGTGATTATTATCGGATCTGTCATTATCACCAGTGCCATGACACTAGCGCAATTTGTTGTCGGTCGATTTGTACTTGGTCTCGGCATTCAAATCATGGTCGTCTCCGCTCCGGCCTATGCTGTTGAGATTGCCCCGCCTCACTGGCGCGGTCGTGCCGTGG GTTTCTATAACTGCGGGTGGTTCGGTGGCTCCATTCCTGCCGCCGCTATCACATACGGTACCAACTTCATCGATAACAACTACCAGTGGCGCATTCCCTTCATCTGCCAGTGCTTAGCCTGCGTGATGGTCATCCTCTCTGTTTGGTTCATCCCCGAGTCACCTCGCTGGCTCATCGCCAACGGCCGAAATGAAGAGGCAGAGGCGTTCCTGGTCAAGTATCACGGCAATGGTGACCCCAACGCTCGATTGGTCCGTCTTGAGATTGAGGAAATGAAGGAAGGTATCCGAATCGACGGTATTGACAAGAGATGGTGGGATT ATCGACCGTTCATCATGACCAAGAGTGGGCGCTGGCGTTTCGCACAGGTTATCATGATTTCCGTTTTCGGACAATGGTCTGGAAATGGACTTGGTTACTTCAACGCCACAATCTTCAAGGCTATTGGATACGAGGCCAGCTCGACCCAGTTGTTGCTCAACCTTGTCAACTCTATTGTCTCGGCTGTGGGTGCCTTAACGGCCGTATACTTCACCGACAGGATGCGCCGTCGTCCCGTTCTCATTTTCGGTACTCTTG CATGCGCTATCGCCCTGGGTATTAATGCCGGTCTCTTGCAGGAAGTCGCCAATACTGGTGTTATCggcaagaacaagggcaagGCTGCTCTTGCGTTCTACTACCTTTTCAACGTGGTCTTCTCATTTACCTACACTCCCCTCCAGGGCGTCATTCCAGCCGAGGCTCTGGAGACAACCACTCGCGCCAAGGGCTTGGCTTTGTCGGGGTTCATGGTTAGCAGCATCAGTTTCGTCAGCCAGTTTGCGACGCCTATTGGTATCCATAACATTTCTACCAACTACTTCTGGATCTTTGTCGGTTGGGATGTGGTCGAGTCCGTTTTCTGGTACTTCTTCTG TGTCGAATCCCAGGGCCGAACGCTGGAACAGTTGGAGTGGGTCTACCAGCAACCCAACCCCGTCAAGGCTTCCCTGAATGTGGACAAGATTGTTGTTCAGGATGATGGTACCGTAACCGAGAAAATTGAAGCGGATGCTTAA
- a CDS encoding dihydroxyacetone kinase: protein MFDRGPRLLREIWALTAIAIVIVALRVIAKIRIRKFDWDDILMVSALVLTLVGSALITVCVQYGFGRHVWDLNTTTVVPKVIMFDYLTQTFGIAGGTMGRISFILFISGLLGTRRSHRVILWVIVLLQILTNVMLIIILFVQCPGHASAIWTKDGGKCWDVHIQAYYGYYQGSLNSATDLYLAVFSTYIFWNLNLQLRVKIGLVTLLGLGIFAMAASIMKAVQTRVLAHAHDDPTTATVNYDRWLYIEAYVVIITASIPCIRSLMRSVRGGTTGTGRSAYELSSPCTGSSVPTPRSRRLTPKAMIRIQDHSSADDILEGHHIEIDIEHERIDSKTSAQVYV, encoded by the exons ATGTTTGACCGCGGTCCAAGGCTTCTGAGAGAGATTTGGGCGCTTACGGCCATCGCCATTGTCATAGTCGCCTTGAGGGTGATTGCGAAAATCAGGATTCGGAAATTTGACTGGGATGATATTCTCATGGTGTCCGCGTTG GTCCTGACTCTAGTCGGATCAGCTCTGATCACCGTGTGTGTTCAATATGGGTTCGGTCGCCATGTCTGGGACCTCAACACCACAACGGTCGTTCCCAAAGTGATCATGTTCGACTATTTGACACAGACATTCGGTATTGCGGGCGGTACGATGGGTCGCATTTCCTTCATTCTCTTCATCAGTGGGCTGCTTGGCACTAGAAGATCACATAGAGTGATACTGTGGGTTATCGTTCTGTTACAAATCCTGACCAACGTGATGTTGATCATCATTCTATTTGTCCAATGTCCCGGACATGCGTCCGCAATCTGGACGAAGGATGGGGGAAAATGCTGGGATGTCCACATCCAAGCATACTACGGCTATTATCAGGGCT CGTTGAACTCGGCCACAGACCTTTACTTGGCCGTGTTTTCCACCTATATCTTCTGGAATTTGAATTTGCAGTTACGGGTCAAGATCGGCTTGGTCACTCTCCTCGGATTGGGTATTTT TGCAATGGCCGCATCCATCATGAAAGCAGTACAAACTCGAGTCCTCGCCCACGCCCACGATGATCCAACTACCGCAACCGTCAACTACGATCGCTGGCTATACATCGAAGCTTACGTCGTCATCATCACGGCATCAATACCTTGCATCCGATCGCTCATGCGATCGGTCCGAGGCGGGACAACGGGCACTGGACGAAGCGCATACGAGTTGAGTTCACCATGTACCGGAAGCTCTGTGCCCACGCCCCGATCCCGGAGGTTGACCCCAAAGGCGATGATCCGTATACAGGATCATTCTAGCGCGGATGATATCTTGGAAGGGCATCATATTGAGATTGATATAGAACACGAGAGGATCGACTCGAAAACTTCGGCACAAGTCTATGTATAG
- a CDS encoding Aminoglycoside phosphotransferase — MDQMSGKEEFPLFRYNEFDVAALCQLASDMRQNLACTCDLNQRPQRGGFNWAVFVIFEDGLEWVLRSPVQNHPELSYSSVAKLLSSEAATLKYLRAYTDIPVPDVYSYCAYPNNPLRIPYILMNKAQGKTLETMWGGTEIPHRLDSLEINKVMSQLGHITWKLAQVRFNKIGSLFEENGFFFIGECLSKGHLQHKRHSLAGIPRGPFSSETEFFLSLIVALIQHAEMLPLTHHCFTAPVPAKNDYPNKDLWESACDLWNQFVTIGQKVDGAANRVDYIIAAQIVNRLIFEYTGKWSGITNPVSFALCHPDLTMGNIFVDDQYNVTCIIDWAFSTTVPIPLLLSPPGFPQSRHRLDERFCLGFRDGFKDAAGPNTHSPSEGLSIPKAFECVKNSEFAWCLARFLAFDSTDDISLVRTMWESVYPLQHTLESYVFSQRVQPYYRKQYRMLRHDDLAVSQIKNSENDLFTQPFTFERSLAHHLTMISDYGYNYDPTKLAGLRDTEKVFVTERRLWRWILEFKRQHRGRIGFEDWEL; from the exons ATGGATCAGATGTcgggaaaagaagaattcCCACTCTTTAGGTACAATGAGTTCGACGTGGCCGCCCTCTGTCAACTCGCGAGTGACATGCGACAGAATCTCGCGTGCACGTGCGACTTGAATCAACGTCCGCAACGGGGTGGCTTTAACTGGGCCGTGTTTGTTATATTTGAAGATGGCCTCGAATGGGTTCTTCGCTCGCCAGTGCAGAACCACCCCGAGCTTTCTTATAGTAGTGTCGCGAAACTTCTTTCAAGCGAAGCTGCTACGCTCAAATATCTCAGAGCGTACACAGACATACCTGTTCCTGATGTTTACTCTTACTG TGCCTATCCAAATAATCCTCTCCGGATCCCATACATTTTGATGAACAAGGCGCAGGGCAAGACATTGGAAACCATGTGGGGGGGAACTGAGATTCCCCACCGTCTAGATTCACTTGAAATCAACAAAGTGATGTCTCAACTGGGCCACATTACATGGAAACTCGCACAAGTCCGGTTTAACAAAATTGGGTCTCTATTTGAAGAAAATGGATTCTTCTTTATTGGAGAATGCCTATCCAAAGGCCACCTACAACACAAGAGACACTCTCTGGCCGGCATTCCTCGTGGACCTTTTTCCAGCGAGACAGAGTTCTTCCTCAGTCTCATAGTGGCTTTGATCCAGCACGCCGAAATGCTGCCGTTGACGCACCATTGCTTTACGGCACCGGTACCCGCTAAGAATGACTACCCCAACAAGGATCTGTGGGAGAGTGCCTGCGACCTTTGGAATCAATTCGTCACAATTGGACAGAAGGTTGACGGAGCTGCGAATAGAGTTGACTACATAATTGCTGCCCAGATTGTTAATCGTTTGATTTTTGAATATACGGGCAAATGGTCTGGTATCACAAATCCGGTCAGCTTTGCACTCTGCCACCCAGATCTCACCATGGGCAACATATTCGTCGATGATCAATATAATGTTACTTGCATCATCGATTGGGCGTTTTCTACCACCGTGCCCATTCCCTTGCTTTTGTCGCCCCCTGGGTTTCCTCAGTCGCGGCACAGGTTAGACGAGAGGTTCTGCCTTGGTTTCCGAGATGGCTTTAAAGATGCAGCCGGACCCAATACACACAGTCCATCAGAGGGCTTGTCTATCCCCAAAGCTTTTGAGTGTGTCAAAAACAGCGAATTTGCTTGGTGTCTTGCCAGGTTTCTAGCTTTTGATTCCACCGACGACATTTCCCTCGTTCGTACCATGTGGGAATCAGTCTACCCTTTGCAACACACGCTCGAGTCATATGTCTTTTCTCAAAGAGTTCAACCGTATTATCGAAAGCAGTACAGAATGCTCAGACATGATGACCTGGCGGTATCTCAGATCAAAAATTCCGAGAATGATCTTTTCACACAACCTTTCACCTTCGAGCGATCTTTGGCGCATCATCTGACAATGATTTCAGATTATGGATACAACTACGACCCAACAAAATTAGCTGGCCTCCGAGATACAGAGAAGGTATTTGTTACCGAGCGGCGGCTTTGGCGATGGATTTTGGAATTCAAAAGACAACACCGCGGTAGGATCGGCTTTGAAGACTGGGAGCTCTAA